From the genome of Nitratidesulfovibrio sp., one region includes:
- the rfbF gene encoding glucose-1-phosphate cytidylyltransferase, whose protein sequence is MKVIIMCGGKGTRLREETEFKPKPMVEIGGRPVLWHIMSIYARHGHKDFVLPLGYKGEVIKQYFHDYRIRNTDFTVDLATGAMTTHACNSCTDWKVTLCDTGQETLKGARIKRVAQHIDTDRFMVTYGDGVSDIDIDKLVEFHKKSGKIGTFTGVRMPSRFGAVQTDADGNILSWQEKPVLNEYINCGFFVFKREFLDYLDEDESCDLEKQPLERLAADGQLSMYPHEGFWECMDTLRDWQKLNAMWDKGSAPWAKGFKI, encoded by the coding sequence ATGAAGGTCATCATCATGTGCGGGGGCAAGGGCACCCGCCTGCGCGAAGAAACCGAATTCAAGCCGAAGCCCATGGTCGAAATCGGCGGCCGTCCGGTGCTGTGGCACATCATGAGCATCTACGCCCGTCACGGCCACAAGGACTTCGTCCTGCCGCTGGGCTACAAGGGCGAAGTGATCAAGCAGTATTTCCACGATTACCGCATCCGCAACACCGACTTCACCGTGGACCTTGCCACCGGCGCCATGACCACCCACGCGTGCAACAGCTGCACCGACTGGAAGGTGACCCTGTGCGATACCGGGCAGGAAACCCTGAAGGGCGCGCGCATCAAGCGGGTGGCCCAGCACATCGATACCGACCGTTTCATGGTCACCTACGGTGACGGCGTGTCGGACATCGACATCGACAAGCTGGTGGAGTTCCACAAGAAATCTGGCAAGATCGGCACCTTCACCGGCGTGCGCATGCCCTCGCGCTTTGGCGCGGTGCAGACCGACGCGGATGGCAACATCCTGTCCTGGCAGGAAAAGCCGGTGCTGAACGAATACATCAACTGCGGCTTTTTCGTGTTCAAGCGCGAATTCCTCGACTACCTGGACGAGGACGAATCGTGCGACCTTGAAAAGCAGCCGCTGGAACGCCTGGCCGCCGACGGGCAGCTGTCCATGTACCCCCACGAAGGCTTCTGGGAATGCATGGACACCCTGCGCGACTGGCAGAAGCTGAATGCCATGTGGGACAAGGGCAGTGCGCCGTGGGCCAAGGGATTTAAGATTTAA